Within Longimicrobium sp., the genomic segment ACTTTCGCACTTTCGCACTTTCGCACTCACGCACTCACGCACTCCCCTACTCGTGCCGGATGGCGTCGATCGGCGAGAGGCGGGCGGCGCGCAGGGCCGGCCAGGTGCCGAAGGAGAGCCCCACCACCAGCGCCGAGAGCGCCGCCACCAGCAGGGTGGAGAGCGACAGCCCGGCGCGGAACGGCACCTCCAGCGAGGCGCGCATCCAGGCCGAGGCCGCCACGGCGCCGAGCACGCCCAGCAGCAGCCCCAGCGCGCTCCCCGAGCCGGTGATCGCCACCGCCTCGGAGAGGAACTGGAGGACGATGTCGTGCCGGCGCGCCCCCACCGCCTTGCGGATGCCGATCTCGCGCGTGCGCTCCGTCACCGACGCCAGCAGCACGTTCATGATGCCGATGCCGCCCACCAGCAGCGAGATGGCGGTGATGGCGCCCATGAACAGCTTGAAGAGCAGGAGCCCGCGCATCGCCTGCTCGGCGCGCGCCTGCTGGGTGCCCACCACGAAGTCCCTCCCGCCCCTGCCGTAGCGCCCCGCCAGCCAGCGCTCGGTGGCCGCCTTCACCGCCGCCACCTCCTCCACCCGCGGCGCCTTGACCAGCAGGACCCGGGGGCGCTCCGCCTCGCCCGCCGCCATCACCGCCGGCCCCGCCGAGAGCGGCACGTACGCCGCCAGCCCCCGCTCCCCCTCGCGCGGCGCCAGCACGCCCACGATCCGGCGCGGCCCGCCGCGGAACTCCACCGTCCGCCCCAGCAGCGCCTCGGGCCGGCCGCCGGGCGCCAGCGCCGCCGCGAACGGGTGCGAGACCACCGCCACGGGCGCGCCGGCCCGCGCCTCCGCCTCGCTGAAGAAGCGGCCCCAGCGCACTTCCAGGTCGTACATGCGCGCCGCGCCCGCGGTGGCGGCCGTGACCCGGGCGCCGCGGTCGCGCCCGGCGCCCGGCGCGCGCACCACGGTGGTCCCCGAGTAGGTGATCACCACCTCGGCCGCCCCGGGCACCCCCGCGGCGGCCGCGCGCGCGTCCTCCTCGCCGAAGAGAGTGAACTTCTCGCGCGGGACCGGCACCCCGTCCAGCGTGTCGAAGAGCACGGGGGAGACGAACACGTTCTGGATGTCGGTGGTGCGCGCGATCTCTTTCCGCGCGAAGCTCTCCATCCCGTCCCCCAGCGACAGCACCGCCACCAGCGAGGCGACGCCGATCACCACCCCCAGCGTGGAGAGGAAGGTGCGCAGCGGGTTCACGCGGAGCGCGGCCAGCCCCACGCGCACCGACGAGAGGGAGGTCACGCGCGCCACGGGACGCTCCCGGCGCGGGCGTTCGGAACGGGGACGTGCATCCGGATCGAAGACGGAGAAGGTGTCGGACGAGGTCGGACGGGCAGGCGGACGGTACGGGGCGCCGAGGGGGCGAGTTTCTCGGGCAACCGTCCCGGGCGGTTGAACCGCTGCAACAACCACGCGAAGTCCGCCTGCGCGGGACTAGCGGCTGCGCCGCGCGCTTCGCGCCTCGAAGCCAGTCTCCTGCACCGAAGCCGGCCTCCGCGCCGAACCAGCCTGCGAAGGCAGGCTTCTCGCCGTTGTTGCCGCGGGTTTACCCGCCCTGGCTCCCCTTCCTACGCCGCCGCCTCCGCCGGGGCGGGCTCCGGCGCCTCGGGCTCCGGCGCGGGGCGCTTCTCCTCGTCGGGCGGGGGGAGGAGGTGGTCGATGGGGATCACCTCCTCGGCCATCCCCTTGCGGCGCGGGTCGGCGATCCAGCGGGCCACGCGCTGCATGAACGCCCACACCCCGCCCTTCCCCGGGCGCTGGTAGTCGTCGCGGGTGGGGTCGGTCCCCATCTTCTGGAAGACGGCGGTGAGCCACTCCGGGCCGTGGCCCCCCACCTCCATCTCGGGAAGCCAGCACTCCAGCTCGCCCGTGGGCACCAGGAACAGCCCGTACTCGGCGCACCCCTCCAGCAGCGTCTCGGCCAGCTTCCGCACGTCGCCCGGCGCGCGGTAGATGCCGCCCTCCTTGTAGTCCTCGTTCCTGAACTTCTGGTGCAGGCGGTTGCGCTGCTCC encodes:
- a CDS encoding ABC transporter permease, producing the protein MARVTSLSSVRVGLAALRVNPLRTFLSTLGVVIGVASLVAVLSLGDGMESFARKEIARTTDIQNVFVSPVLFDTLDGVPVPREKFTLFGEEDARAAAAGVPGAAEVVITYSGTTVVRAPGAGRDRGARVTAATAGAARMYDLEVRWGRFFSEAEARAGAPVAVVSHPFAAALAPGGRPEALLGRTVEFRGGPRRIVGVLAPREGERGLAAYVPLSAGPAVMAAGEAERPRVLLVKAPRVEEVAAVKAATERWLAGRYGRGGRDFVVGTQQARAEQAMRGLLLFKLFMGAITAISLLVGGIGIMNVLLASVTERTREIGIRKAVGARRHDIVLQFLSEAVAITGSGSALGLLLGVLGAVAASAWMRASLEVPFRAGLSLSTLLVAALSALVVGLSFGTWPALRAARLSPIDAIRHE